The segment GGTGATCACCTCCTCAATGCTGAGCCAATCATCTGTGGCCTGGGCCATGGCAGGGCTCTCCCTTTTAAGATGGGATGGAGCAAGTTCTCTAAGAGGTGGAAGTGATGAACATCTCTTGTAAATCCTCCTTCTGCGCTTACTCTTATCATAACACCCAGCCTGCTGAATGTAGTTGTCGCTTTGCTCGGTTTGCTCGTCCATAGGGCAGGGATGCATTTATTCATATCTTATCCCCATAGCCTTGCAATTACCTGGCACACTCAATATTTATTGTAGAAGTAATAATCCAATCTTGTCCTTAATTTTACAGATTGAACGCTTGCTCAAATTTACATGGTAGAACAGTGTTAGGGGCAGCACAGGAAcacaggtctcctgactcccagtctCTAGGACGGTTTCCTAGAATGACCCAGCATGGTGTGGCTTGTGTGCTCCATTGTTCAGCACTTGTCTCAGTTTCCCTGTCAAGGGCTCCAGAGaatctcccccctctccccagatGTGGCCCATGAGAGCCCAGGAGGATATTGGCTGCACCACCCAGAGTCCATTTCCAACCTTAGCCTTCCTGTCAACACCAGTGTCTCTCCACACCTGCAAGCTGGGCCCCTTTGGGGAAATCCCATCCTGACTGGGCCTTGACCAAAGTTAGGCTCTAGATGCAGGGATGCTTAAGGAGTAATGAAGCAAAAGCGGGAAAGAAGATCTCCATGGCCACACACCTGAGCTGCTCTCAGAGGAGGAGGGCCCCACCATCGGAAAGAGCTGATGCCTCTCCTTCCGCTATTCTACACATCGGCCCTCATGACcgttcctccctgcctcctccctggtcCCTCAGGCCTCACTGTGCCTGTTCTCTCGTGTTACTTGTCCCTACAGGCCTCGAACCCTCTGTGGCAATCCCGGGGCTCCACCACCGTGTCTTCGGGAGGCCGTTTCCGCTGCCCATCTTGCAGGCATGAGGTTGTCCTGGACAGACATGGTGTCTATGGCCTGCAGCGAAACCTGCTAGTGGAGAACATCATCGACATTTACAAGCAGGAGTCTTCCCGGTGAGCCCTCAGGACCTCTTGTCCCTCTAaggagcagggcctggcacacagcgggGGAACTTATCAGCCAAAAGGGAAGGGCTGAGAGGATCAGTTTAGAGATCAGAGGCCTGGACCCTGGGACGCCCCACACTCACGGGATGCACCTCCCTGCAGCCTGGCCCCTGAccctcctgccaccccacccGCTCCCCTCCAGGCCACTGCACTCCAAGGCTGAGCAGCACCTCATGTGTGAGGAGCACGAAGAAGAGAAGATCAACATCTACTGCCTGAGCTGTGAAGTGCCCACCTGCTCTCTCTGTAAGGTCTTTGGCGCCCACAAGGACTGTGAGGTGGCCCCGCTGCCCACCATTTACAAACGCCAGAAGGTACcaagcagcagagggagcaaGCATGGTGAGGTGGGGACAGGGGACAGGGTCTCCAACTGCAGCCTCTCACTTCACTTGGTTTTTAAAGGCTGGCAGATCAGGGCTACCGTCCCAGTTCTGGGCATGACTCAGTGTGTCCGTGGctaagtcacttgacctctctggcCCTGACTTTCCTCgcttgtaaaatggggatgaaaatgcCAACTTCCAAAGTTGTTTTAAGATACAATTAGATAATGTATACCAGCAACTTCAGTTTGGTGGCCGAGGTGCTCTCCAGGCCCTCTCACTACCACACAACTACATTTGAcctaaaacataatttaaaacttatatcagtggggtgcctgggtggctcagtcagttgagcgtctgactcattattttgtctcaggtcatgatctcagggctgtgagatcgagctgCATGTCGGGGTCTgcactcagcactgagtctgcttgagatcctctccctctgcccctccctttgcccacgatcttgctttctgtctctctcataaattaaataaatctttttaaaaaataaaatagaaactatatCAGAGGGCAAATGCTGGCAGTATTCCTGAGCTAGAGAGATGAGAATATGCCTTCAGAGCCCTGAAATGTGGACACCTGACCTGAAGACCCCCACGAATCCCAGGTTAAACTGGAATCTCAGGAACCAAGGTGGTCAGAAGTGCCGCCTGGCTTTTGACAAAAGTGAATGCAGAATCTGCCTAGAGGGAAACCCCCTCAATTTAGGCCCTTGGGTTCTCCTtagattaagaaaaacaaaatattaattcaaaagtgAAGATACTGAGAGAAGTGTACCCCATGAGTGAAGTCGGtagaaacaaaaattacagaTTAAACCCCTGAGGAATTCAGATAATGGAATTATTAAAGACTTGAGAGTCACTGTGtataaaatgctttcttaaaaagATGGAATAAAACCCCAGCAATACTAGATTACCAAACATGCAGATTTAACAAAAAGCCaaatagagcttttaaaaatgaaaatgtgggggcgcctgggtggctcagttggttaagcgactgccttcggctcaggtcatgatcctggagtcccgggatcgagtcccgcatcgggctccctgctcggcagggagtctgcttctccctctgaccctccccctctcatgctctctctctctctctcaaataaataaataaaatcttaaaaaaaaaaatgaaaatgtggttgttgaaataaaacactgaaaaggTGAATTAAATGGCAGAGTCCTCCGAAGAGAGAATTAGCGAACAGGAAGGTGGGCCTGAAAAAGCAGCCTAGGATGCAGCACAGGGGGATGAGAAGGATGAGCACATATGTCTCCTCAGAGTCTTTCTCATTTGGTGGTGGAGGCCCTCCTCTTTCCACCTCCTTCCAGAATCCATAAATATGCTTCCACACTTCTTGGATGGTTCCAAGCCATCTAGATCTCTGGAATGGCTGCTCTgatggtggggcagaggggcagtcCTCTCCTAGGTGGCCCTGGCTGGGATGGGGGGGACAGCTCTAGACAGGGTCCTCCAGCTCTAAGGGCTGGCCTGTTGTGTGGCAGAGCGAGCTCAGCGATGGCATCGCGATGCTGGTCGCGGGCAATGACCGTGTGCAAGCAGTGATCACACAGATGGAGGAAGTGTGCCAGACCATCGAGGTGAGcctgggatgggagggaggggaaatttCTGGGTTCCTGGGGGTGAATCACAAGTAGTGGGATATAGGTTTGAGTCCAGCTGTGCCCCCTggctagctctgtgactttggtcCAGTTACTTCAATTCTCTGTGCTTTGCTGATTATGAGAATGATATGATGACTACCTCGCTGGatatttttgagaattaaatgagattatacaaGTAAAAAATAGGGCCAGAGATACCCCtgaagtactttaaaatattgtatttgctaaagagagaaaatcttaaaagttttcacaagaaaaaaatatataactatttaGTGACAGTGGTAACTAGacttgtgatcatttcacaatatctaCAAATACGggatcattacattgtacactggaaactaatataatgttaaaagtcaattatatctcaatttaaaaaaaaacttgtaattGCTGTTACTGAAAAGACCTGGGAATGAGCAGCCCTTGGCTGCAGTTGTAGCTCGGCCACTATGTGTGGGGAACTTTCCTTCTTGGCTGTCTGTGGCTTCCAttaagtggggagtggggagtggaacAAGTAGGTGAGTGCTCTCCCAGCTAGAGGTCTCATCCTTGCTCCCCTCGTTCAGGACAACAGCCGGAGGCagaagcagttgcttaaccagagGTTCGAGGCCCTGTGCTCGGTGCTGGAGGAGCGCAAGGCTGAGCTGCTGCAGGCGCTGGCCCGCGAGCAGGAGGGGAAGCTGCAGCGAGTCCGGGGCCTCATCCGCCAGTATGGAGACCACCTGGAAGCCTCCTCCAAGCTCGTGGAGTCCGCCATCCAGTCCATGGAGGAGCCACAGATGGCGCTGTACCTGCAGGTGGGCCCTGGCGGAGGGAGGCGGGCCGCAGAGTGGCTGCGGTGGGGGCCTCGGCACCCGGAGGGCTGGGCTCCGGTCTCCTCTCTGGCTCCCGCTTGCCCCACGGCCTTGGGCAGGTCACCCCGCCTGAGTCCGTTTTCTCGTCAACGAACCGGGATATGCATCCCCGCCTACCCCGCAGGACTGTGGGCACCAGAAATGGGACTTTGCCAGCGCCTGGCACGGTGCTTACGCTcaccctcctttcttccctgcaGCAGGCCAAGGAGCTGATCAATAAGTGAGTAGGCGGagcgggcagggcagggcaggggctgtgtgGGCTCCGCCGCCACGCGCAGGAGGTCGAGGGTGCTGGGGCCGGTCCAGCTGAGCGGCTGCCGCGCCGCAGGGTCGGGGCAATGTCGAAAGCGGAGCTGGCAGGACGGCCAGAACCGGGCTATGAAAGCATGGAGCAGTTCACCGTGAGCGTGGAGCACGTGGCCGAAATGCTGAGGACCATCGACTTCCAGCCGGGTGAGGGAGTGAGGATGGGAAGGGGCGGCGGGCCGCTGGGACTGGGCGTCCCGAGGGGACGCAGGGGGGGGGGCGTCACGGCCAGAGAAGCAGGGACCCCACCTCACGGGGCCTTCCTTGGGGCTAGGCGCTTCCggggaggaagaggatgaggaggTAGCATTGGACGGGGAAGAGGGCAGCGCAGGGCCTGAGGAAGAGCGGCCGGAAGGTGAGTGCGGCCCGAGGGGCCTGGCGGGGCTGGCCCTACGCTCGGGTCCCCTCTTCTGTGACGCCTTCCTGCAGCCCCCGGGATGGCTGCAGGCCTCGGCTCCTGAAGTGCGTCCCCGCCCAGCAGGGGGGGGCGCGCCCCCTAGCGCGCGTGCGGAAGTACACTGTCTTTCCCACCAGCCTTTCCTGGGGGCTCTGGGAGACCAGGTTGGGTCGGGCGGTAGAGGAGAAAGGCACGTGGCTGGGGGAAAGGGGTGACTTGGGTTCGGAGCTGCCTTGTTCCCGTGGAGCGCCCGCCCACCGAGCTTTCTTTCCCAGGCACAGGCGGGCACTGACCCGCCCCCTGTTGGGGAGCCCGCGCACCTGGGGCCTGGCGCTGGGGTCGCGGAGGACCTGCGCTGAGACCGCCGCGCGACCCAGCTTGGCGCCCCGCCGCGGGGGAGGGGCTCAATAAAGGGCTAATGCGTCCAGACCCGCAGCTCCGTTCACTGCTCACTCTCAGCCTCGGCTTCGGAGGCGACCCCATCACCATCCTGCTCTTCTCCGGATCTGGGACCATCTGAGGGGCGGAAGTGGAATGACCCCCGTGGGGCATCTCCTTGATATCAAGCACGGGTTCGCGAGCCCAGTGCCAAGGGAAGAGGGTCGGGGTGGGGCGGCGGCACCAGAACTTTGAGTTCCTGGGGTTCGATGGGGGCACAGGACCCCCCGGCTGAAAGCCCTTCTGCCGGAGTCCTCGTGGAGCATCCGGTACCCTCTCGCCGGCCTGGGAGGCCGCACTTTTCCACGGGCTCCCACCCTGCTGTGCTTCCCTGTGCCCCACAACCGAGGCCAAAGGCTCTTCagcacttttattaaaaattggtGACGCACAGAGTGCTGCGAGCATCCCTGGGCCGCTCTAGCCCGCGGGACTGGGTCAGTTCCAGTCGCGCACGTCCCGgcccgggggtgggggacgggggtCGAGGTTCTCGTGGCTGCAGACCGCGCCGATCACTTGCCCACCGACTCGAATATGATGCGGTTCTGCTCGGCGCGCTCCCGCTGGCTCTGTGTCCGCGCCAGCTCCAGCAGGGTCCGCAGCAGGTGGAAGGTGAGATCAATGGACAGCGGAGGGTCGTCCCGTCTCGGCCGCTCGCCCGCGGTCCGGGATCTCCACCGGCCGGGCCCCGCGCGGCGCGGGAAGCGCTCGGCCAGCAGCAAGAGCAGCGCGCGGGCCCCGCCGTCCTGGTTCCGCGCCCCGGGGCTCCAGCGCAGACTCGGGTCCCGGaccccggccgccgccgcctccgggCTCCACCGGCTGCTCCCCGGGCGCTGCTGTGCCAGGAGCAGCAGCGCCACCAGCAGTGCCGCGCGTCCCCCCTGCTTCATGGTGCCGCCGGCCCTGGACACACAGGGGCAGCGCAGGGTGAGGTGCGCCCGGGGCAGTCGCGGGTGGCACCACTCCCCTTCCCGcgcgcatccagctccctgcgcCTGCCGCCTGGTACCCACAGCCTTCCCTCCAGCCACAGCCGCTGCCCAGCCCgatcctccctctctccctctctccccttgggCGAGCGGTGGTGGCTGAGCTGAGCGCCAAGTCCTGGTGCTGAGGGAGTCAGGGCGGATGCTCCGAGCCACTCACAGGTTGCGGGAGAGTGTCTGCACGCCGCAGGACGGGGCTCCGCTCTCTGTCCCTCGGGCGGGCTGAGGGCGCTGTGGGGACCACGGGGTCTGTCCCGGGACCGCCGCCAGCCTTATATAGCTCCAGGACAGCTCCGACTGACGTCAGCGAGGAACATGCACGGATTGTAGAAGCAATGCGGGCCGCAGCCTCAAGTCTGCCGCTTGCGAGACCCGGAGGGGCGCACCTCAGAACCTgcctctgggtcctggggccagcGCTGCAGGCGGCCCCCGTCTTAAGAGAGCGAGAAGCCGCTGGGGCGTAACCCTTGCTCTGGGAGCCACACGAGTCCTTTACCTGCTTACAACAGCCAGCAGGGACTAGGCCCAGTCCCCAGATCAGACCAGTCAGGTGGCCAGGCTTCTGTGGCACACAGAAGAGAGGCTGGACCTCACGGCTGCCGGTGGCGCCCACCCTGCTGTTGGCCTCTGGAAGGGGCCAGAGGCATTGGGAGACAGCTGTGCTGCTCAGACCCAGTCCCTAGTCCCCGCTGTCAGTTTGGCCAACGGAGGCACCCAGGAGCACAAGGGGCTCCCAGCTCCGGCTCCGGTACCACCCCAGAGGCAGCGAGGCGGCAAGGCAGCCCCCCACTGCCGGGATGCTTGGTCTTACTCCAGCCCCGTGGTCTGAATTCTAGGCCGGTCTGCCGAGGCACCACTGGAGAGCCTCTGGCCTCTGGGTGCTTTCAGACTACAAAAGGCAGGTCCATCTGCTGCTGAGTTTGTCCCAAACTGGTATTTTCACTGTTAGTTTTTCTTCTGGGAATCACAGCTGCAGTATTACTGTACCTCTGACCTTCAGTTAAGATCACTTGGTAGGAAGGAAGGGAACTTGTCTTAGTCTCTTCACACTGCTCTACCAAAAATGCTATCAACTCAGTATCTtataaacagcaaacatttatttctcacagttctagaagccaGGAGGTCCAAGCCCATGGCGCTGGTAGATGTGGTATCGGGTGAGAAGCCGCTCCCTAACTTTCATAGAGAGCACCTTCTCCTTGTGTCCCCACAtggtgggaggggtgagggatCTGTCTTGGGCTGTTTTAAAAGGGCACAAatccctcatgacctaatcatctccaAAGGCCCCCACCGCCTAATGCCATCACCGTGGGCATTAGGTTTTCAACAGATGAATTCTGGTGGGGACGCCAACATTCATCTATAGCACATGAGTTCCAGTTTCCACTCTGCCACTGGTCGGTGGGATGGACAGGTCACCTCACTTGTGTGGACTTCAGTGTGCTCATCTGCAGGAGAAGATCAGGACTGGTTGTCTCTAGACTTCTTTCCTGCTCTAGAAATTCTGACTGCCCCACAGGTTTCTGCTGGGCCCTCCGCATCAGCTCTGCAGGTTTCAGACTACATACATATGTAACAGATCTGCGGAGGCCCCATATAAGGGTTTGGGGCCCCCAAAGAGCCGGAGCTCCAGCTGGGCTGGGAAGGTTAGAGAGCAGATGTAGCTGTGAAGAGTGGGGGATACGGGTGTGAGCTGCAGTGGACGAGGCCGTACGTACTTATGGAGCGCCTACCATGTGGTGGGATGAGACCATTATAAAGGTTGTAATGATTTCAAAAGGAGTCAGGCGCTCAGCCCATTAAGTTCTGAGTGGCCATGGAACCCCAGGCAAAGCGACGTGCCCACTTCAGGGAGGCTGTGGGACCGCGCTGGGGTCAAGCTCCAGCGCCGCCCGTGCAGACACCGGGGTGAGGCCGGCCTAGAGCCAGTGGGCCTTCCACGACAGGTAGGAGTTCCAGATGACCGCGACACACTGGACAACAGCCAACCTATGGAACAGGGGCAGCGGTGGCGGCGTGAGGACGATGGAGAATGAGGagcaagcatggggagaggggaagctggACAAGTGCTATGGAAAAAGAGGGCTTGTCCCCGAGAATGTCCATACCGAGGTCTCCTTCCTTCAGCCCTGAGGGAGGGACGGGCGGCTCGGACCAGAGGACAAGCAGGCCGGGCTCTGGCGCTGCCCGAGCTCTGTCTCTGGGACAAGAGCCTCAGAGCGGAACATGCTCATCTCGCCAAGGGTGGCCCTTATTCACGCCTGTGCAGGCTCCTTCCGAACACACGTCTCTGTGCATCTTTACCAGCTGAAGAGATTTTATCTTCCAAAAACGTCCTGCCTGCCATGAAACATAGTACCTCCTTCTCTTTATTGTCAATTTACCTTTCTCTAGTTTCAAAGAGTATCGCAGGGACCCTAGTGTTGAGGAGCTGGTCCACAAGTCTTCCTTTAAGCTATGCTCTTCAGAGTCCCCTCAGAAGAGTTTCATATTTTTCCCTGTTCCCAATGCCCTTTCACCCCCAGCAATTTTACCTACTCATCTTGAGTTCCACTATATTTTCTACTGTGGTTTCAGCAACTACCTTTATTATCAAGGTAGAACAGTACTCCGCAGTGGACTAACAGGCCTAGGTTCCTCCTTGGCTCTTTCGCCTGCCTTCCCGTCCTGCCTAGACTGTTGCCCCCCAGGCACTGTCCCTGCAGCGCTGCCGTCAAAGGTGAGAGCTCAGGCAGGATGGAGACGGGGCTGTGAGCAGGAGCCTCTTCAGGAAGATGAAAGGTCAGTGGGCAGGTTCTGGGACAGGTTCTCTAAAGGGTAAGTTCTGAAAAGAATGCTCGAGAGTCTGAGGAACTCTGCTCAGGGCGGGGTTCTGGGAGGGTCAAAAGTGATTCAAGGTTGAAAGGAGCATCACTTTGTGTCCAGCTGTTTGTGACGTGCACCTTCCTTGGAGGGTGGGGTGAGGATGTGTCTTACCTGTAATGAAGGGGGACCAGGTAGAAGTTGGCTAA is part of the Neomonachus schauinslandi chromosome 10, ASM220157v2, whole genome shotgun sequence genome and harbors:
- the TRIM54 gene encoding tripartite motif-containing protein 54, with amino-acid sequence MNFTVGFKPLLGDAHSMDNLEKQLICPICLEMFSKPVVILPCQHNLCRKCANDVFQASNPLWQSRGSTTVSSGGRFRCPSCRHEVVLDRHGVYGLQRNLLVENIIDIYKQESSRPLHSKAEQHLMCEEHEEEKINIYCLSCEVPTCSLCKVFGAHKDCEVAPLPTIYKRQKSELSDGIAMLVAGNDRVQAVITQMEEVCQTIEDNSRRQKQLLNQRFEALCSVLEERKAELLQALAREQEGKLQRVRGLIRQYGDHLEASSKLVESAIQSMEEPQMALYLQQAKELINKVGAMSKAELAGRPEPGYESMEQFTVSVEHVAEMLRTIDFQPGASGEEEDEEVALDGEEGSAGPEEERPEGECGPRGLAGLALRSGPLFCDAFLQPPGWLQASAPEAQAGTDPPPVGEPAHLGPGAGVAEDLR
- the UCN gene encoding urocortin — encoded protein: MKQGGRAALLVALLLLAQQRPGSSRWSPEAAAAGVRDPSLRWSPGARNQDGGARALLLLLAERFPRRAGPGRWRSRTAGERPRRDDPPLSIDLTFHLLRTLLELARTQSQRERAEQNRIIFESVGK